gattatgaccattaatttttgtttttttaataatttttataattaaaaaaatttattgatatttaaaaattgaaatttaaaatctcattttgtaaaattaaatctaatattgaaataaagaaacaaagtgaaggatgacaaaaaggaagaataatgataattttgaaataatatcagatttagtacatcactgaaataatatcagatttaaaatgttaaaagtgtaaaaagaccaaattgcccaaactaCCCAAAAtccctcaaaagggcattttcgtaccaaaaaaaaaagcaaaaaggaccaatttcgagataaatccttagtccagggactactggcgatatttttaaagtccagggactatggacGAGATAAATCCATAGTCCaaggaccatttttgtagttcactcaaaaATATAAGGTCTTAACTCTTAAGAGAACAATCACAATCTAacattagaaaaaaaagttcaagattttaaaatttaacatatcATCAAGTTTAATCTCACTAAGaaatgattaagaaatgaagtatatttatattaatgtgaaagAGAACTTTTATATGGAAAagaaatgtgatatcttttgtgagataaactaaaagaaaagtgtgacatctattatgggatgCGATGGTATCATTCTAAagcatataaaaaaagtatgacatctattatgggacggggGTACTACTCTAAGGCATATAACCAATAGTGCTTAGAATGGATTTCATCTGGGTTAGATGCATTCAATGGTGAGCTGGTTGACCCTCGGTCTTATGCGAATTCATTATTGTCAAGAAATGCTTAATTACGAGTATCTTATTCGTGAACCaatgttaattatatttttatttattaattatataataaaataaattagtcgAATATGACATTCACTcaccaaatattataaaacgtaaaattaaaaaaaggtcaAACTTTAATTACTTCAACATAACAAACTCCACCCGAattcaatattcaaaatacTCTTAAACAGTTAATCACATTATGAAATACTGATATTTGGCTGACACAATTGTCATTAATAATTATGCCACCTATAATTTCACATAAAATTGATGacattaattagaaattatggcaattaagaaaaaatggaaagattAGATTGGGCTTAGACAAAATTAATGATGAGATTCTTTGGATTATCACAATTCTCactttattagtattttctcATTACCGAATTCTGATAATTCAGTGCATCAAAATATCAATCGGAACCCTAATCCCTAAATTTCCATCTTCTCCCTCTTTGGGTTTATTTAGGGTTTAAGGCCTTCCCTCAAATCATCAATCGGAATCCAAAGACagattctttttaattttgtgtaaatTTTGCGGAGAGATATGGGAGCTGAGAAGAAGCAGAAAGTGGGAGGAGCTGATGAAGAGAGCAATGGCACCGAGCAGATTGACGGCGAGCTCGTAATCTCAATCGAGAAGCTTCAGGAATTTCAAGACGAGCTTGACAAGGTGAGTCTGATTTCTCACTTTGATTTTGTTGGGAATTGAGGGAATTGAGGGAATTGTGATTTTCTGTGTTGATTTAATGGTTGTTTTATTGTTTAGAGAGGAAAAGGGAAACGGAATTGAACAATTTGAAGTGTTTGAGAGTGAGTGGGAATTGAGTGAGTCATTGCTGATTTTGGAATATGGATTGAATCAAAGGgaaattcttcatcttttgtttgtgaatttgaaattattgtaTAATTGGAAATGCTTTACAGAAGATTGAGTGTAGTGTTTTTCTATATAAGGCGTTGTGTGATTCTTTTGTGCAATGAGATTGGTTTTGTGATTGGATTTCTAATTTTGGGTGTATTTTAGAGGCTGATGAGTGGATGTTTCAGGCTCTAGCAATTTGCTCGCTTTTAAGGTGTACTTGTTTAACGGGCAAGGTGTAGGGCAGGGCGTGACAAATACCTTTCCGAAAAGTGGTTATACACCATAGAATTAACTAGGCTTGTAGCATATGCAATTAAACACTTCGGTTTTAGCTTGGGCTCCAGCAAGGTAAAACTTCGGTTTTCGTTCATTTTTGGCGATGTCGAGCTGAATATCAAATGTAAAAGTTGTGAAAAGAGACGTGACATTATGTTGTTCTTTTGGTTTTCTGCGAGGAAAGGGGACATTTATCAAACTTGAAATTGTAGCTGATGGGTTACTGTTCAATACTCGAGTGATGCTCATGTGTTATGACCATTATGGTTGAGAATGGAGATCGATGCTAAAGTTATACGtacctttatttatttatgatgatATAAGGTTTATAAGAgattacttttatatttttgaatcatCAATCATGGATCTAGAATTTAGGCTTTCGTATGTATGCTGGCTTATTCTCGTTCTTGTCAGAAACTGCAAAGCCAGTTTTTTCGTATGAAGAAGGTAACATTTGCCTTCATCACATTTATTGCTCTGTGCTACATGACATGATTTTCTTGGGATTGATCttgttctttcattttatttactcaatagtcattaatttcatattcgATCACTTGAATTTGTTGATCTGCTAAATTCAGATACAGCCCAAAGTTGTTGCGATAGTAACGAGATTTTCTGTTTTCTATGTGCTTCCAGATCAATGAAGAAGCAAGTGAAAAGGTCCTGGAACTGGAACAGAAGTACAATGAAATACGGAAGCCTGTCTATGATAAgcgaaatgaaataattaaatccattcCTGATTTCTGGCTGACTGCTGTGAGTGGTTTATCACATTTAATagattaattatgcattatgaCTTTTCTTGGTAAATCCTTCCGTTGCTTAAAATTTGTTCTTTTCCTACTTAACATTCCCATTTGCTCTGGCAGTTTATGAGTCACCCTGCTCTCAGCGAACTTTTGAGTGACGAGGACCAGaaggttttcatttttttatatcgtttattaaaaatagacgacattaattattttaaacattgATGTTTaagttatttcctttttcttatgCCAGATATTTAAGTATTTGATTAACCTGGAAGTCGAGGATTGCAAAGATGTGAAATGCGGTTACTCCATCACGTTTGTGAGTTTTTATCTATGCTAATTCTGGATGATGTCTGTTGTTGGAAGTATGATTTACGTCTAGTCCATTTGAAGTTTTGATCTCATTCGAAAATCCCttggtttttttatatcagGAATTTAAACCCAACCCTTACTTTGAAGAGACGAAGCTCACAAAGACCTTTACGTTTCTTGAGGAAGGTACAACCAAAATCTCATCAACATCGATAAAATGGAAAGAAGGCATGGTAAGCTTCAATTTATAGTTTAAGAATACATCCCAATACTTTGAATGGAGATTGAGTCTATTGTGCCTCTCTGGCATTTGAAGGGTATTGCTAATGGTGTTGCTGCTGAAGAGAAGAAAGGAAACAAGCGACCTCAAACTGAGGAGAGGTTGGTACCTTCCATTCTCCTCTTCTGCTATTCATTTTTTCCCTCCGATTCTTACGGGAGCTGGTAGAAATTGGCGTATGATCATGATTCATCTAAAGTCTTGTATTTACtgtgataattatttttagactAAATACACTTTGAAATGCAGCTTCTTTTCCTGGTTCAACGAAAGCCAGCATACTGGTGAAATGGGAGAGATTGACGATGAGGTAAACTTCTCAGGCTTATTGTCAAATGAGCTTAGgctttatttacattttacgCATCCTTTTTCAGaacaaagaataaatttttatgtatttttttgtcTTGCCATCGTCTAAAGCAGATTGCTGAAATTATCAAGGAGGATTTATGGCCAAATCCCctcaattattttaacaatgtATGCATTATTCCCTAA
The genomic region above belongs to Salvia hispanica cultivar TCC Black 2014 chromosome 3, UniMelb_Shisp_WGS_1.0, whole genome shotgun sequence and contains:
- the LOC125213585 gene encoding NAP1-related protein 2 isoform X1; this encodes MGAEKKQKVGGADEESNGTEQIDGELVISIEKLQEFQDELDKINEEASEKVLELEQKYNEIRKPVYDKRNEIIKSIPDFWLTAFMSHPALSELLSDEDQKIFKYLINLEVEDCKDVKCGYSITFEFKPNPYFEETKLTKTFTFLEEGTTKISSTSIKWKEGMGIANGVAAEEKKGNKRPQTEESFFSWFNESQHTGEMGEIDDEQIAEIIKEDLWPNPLNYFNNEDADEEEFVMDDDEQDKDSDGSEDDDEEDDEGED
- the LOC125213585 gene encoding NAP1-related protein 2 isoform X2, which produces MGAEKKQKVGGADEESNGTEQIDGELVISIEKLQEFQDELDKINEEASEKVLELEQKYNEIRKPVYDKRNEIIKSIPDFWLTAFMSHPALSELLSDEDQKIFKYLINLEVEDCKDVKCGYSITFEFKPNPYFEETKLTKTFTFLEEGTTKISSTSIKWKEGMGIANGVAAEEKKGNKRPQTEESFFSWFNESQHTGEMGEIDDEIAEIIKEDLWPNPLNYFNNEDADEEEFVMDDDEQDKDSDGSEDDDEEDDEGED
- the LOC125213585 gene encoding NAP1-related protein 2 isoform X4; the protein is MGAEKKQKVGGADEESNGTEQIDGELVISIEKLQEFQDELDKINEEASEKVLELEQKYNEIRKPVYDKRNEIIKSIPDFWLTAFMSHPALSELLSDEDQKIFKYLINLEVEDCKDVKCGYSITFEFKPNPYFEETKLTKTFTFLEEGTTKISSTSIKWKEGMGIANGVAAEEKKGNKRPQTEESFFSWFNESQHTGEMGEIDDEIAEIIKEDLWPNPLNYFNNEDADEEEFVMDDDEDKDSDGSEDDDEEDDEGED
- the LOC125213585 gene encoding NAP1-related protein 2 isoform X3, which translates into the protein MGAEKKQKVGGADEESNGTEQIDGELVISIEKLQEFQDELDKINEEASEKVLELEQKYNEIRKPVYDKRNEIIKSIPDFWLTAFMSHPALSELLSDEDQKIFKYLINLEVEDCKDVKCGYSITFEFKPNPYFEETKLTKTFTFLEEGTTKISSTSIKWKEGMGIANGVAAEEKKGNKRPQTEESFFSWFNESQHTGEMGEIDDEQIAEIIKEDLWPNPLNYFNNEDADEEEFVMDDDEDKDSDGSEDDDEEDDEGED